Part of the Desulfurococcaceae archaeon genome is shown below.
ACCGTGACTAATGCGCCCACCCGTGCACCAAGCCACCTTTAATGACAATTAAGCGTTTGAACTTTTATATCTCCTTATGTACTCTGCCAGCTTAATACGCGTTTAAAGGCGTCTTCGAGACGAACTTCTACGCCATAGACCCTATTGAAGAACTTTGCTATGTAGTAGACGTCTCTCTTAAGTAACTCCGTGGAACTAGGGTCGTCCCTGTAAACGTACTGCGGCCAGTCTATTATGAATGGGGCCTCATCACCCTTCCTTATCAGTACATTATATTCGCTTAGGTCTCCGTGAACGATTTGAGCCCTATGATAGGCTACGGCGATCGTCTCTACTATTTTGTCTAGGACTTCCTCTGGGCTTTCTAAAGGAGGCCTCCTGAAGAGTTCAATGCCGTCAATAAACTCTGTTACCACTACGTGTCTGTTGTACCCCACCGGCACGGGGACCTGCGCCTTAAACTCCACCAGCTTCTTTAAGGCCCTGTATTCCCGTTCAGCTGCCACTTTTGACTGAGTGTACCACGAGAGGCTCCCATCACGCGTCCATACCCTAACTCTTGCTGTTTGCCTAAAGCTTGTTTTGCCTATTCTCAAGAACTTCACGGCGACCTGCATCCCGCCCCGTGCAAGGCCCAGGTATATCTCGCTCTCTTTGCCTGTGCCGACCTTACTCCCTAACGCCTCGATAACGTCAGCTTTCACGAGAGCTCGTAAGGCTAGCATGTCATAACCCAAGTAGGTGAGCCTATACATCTTCTCGCCACCGACTGTTTCGCGTTTAATGAGCTTAAGGTCGTGTAGTTTCCTGAGAACCAGCTGCAATCTTTCTTCATACATACCGCTAAGCCTTTCAAGCACCCTTAATGGAACATACTCGTGGTCTGCTAAGCCCTTTTCTAGTGCGGCTAAAACCTTGAAATCCTCCTCCACAAGGCTCTTATACGTTACCCCGATGTGTACCAACTGCTCCCAGCCCTACGTTCTTGGCGTTTCACGAGGCAGCCTCCTACACACTATTAAGTAGTACTTAGGCTAATAACACTACCATGGATGCCAAGAAACGCTCTAGGTGGTTACTCGTTGAGTTTTTACATTTCAAGCGGTTTCAAGGTAAAGTGCAATAAGTGTAGCTCACAAGCTATTGTAAGGGTGCCGTACGCTAAGCTAAACTTGTGTAGAGAACACTATCTCAAGTACATCGAAAGCAGGGTGCATAAGTTTATCGAGAAACGTGGACTGTTAAAGGGCGTTAATAGTCTGCTCGTGGCCCTCTCCGGGGGGAAGGATAGCTTGAGCTTACTGTACATTTTAAATGAACTAAAAGACGCCCTCGGGCTCAAGGCCGTTTACGGCGTTCACTTAGATCTCGGAATAGGGCTGTATTCTGAAATGTCAAGGAAGGCCGTAGAGTTGGCGTGTGAAAACGTAAACGCGAAGTGCTTTACCGTTGCACTCAGCGAATTGGTGGGACATACTCTTCCAGAGCTCGTTAAGTTGGTTAAGAGGCCTGCTTGTAGCCTTTGCGGCATGATTAAGCGGTACTTCATAAACTTATTTGCGGTGGAACTAGGTGTAGATGCCGTTTCGCTTGGACACCACATGGATGACATCTTAGTGTTCATACTAAAGGACTTCATGCTACAAGACCTGGTGGACATGAGCAAAATGGTGCCTGCCATACCCGGCATACCGGGCATTGCCACGCCAAAGCTCAAGCTTCTATATGAGACATATGAGAACGACCTCTTGATGTACGCCTCATTACGGAACATCAAATACGTCGAAACGGACTGCCCCTTTAAGTACAGGGATCCATTTAAAGCATCTATTCGCAAGATGCTGGATGAGCTCGAAGAGGTAATGCCGGGCTTTAAGCTTTCTCTAGCGAGAAGAATCTTCAAGAACCTCTCAAAGTACGTTAGTGCCAACATCGAGAAGAAGGTAGTGCCGTGCAAATATTGTGGAATGCCCTCATCAACGGGTACTTGCGCCTTTTGTAGGCTAACCGAGAGAGCAACGGGCGCGCCTCTAGGCCCCGTAACTAGGGAAAGAATCAAGAACATTGTAAAATTAGCCAGAGGGTATTGAAAGGTCGTTTGGGTAGAGGGCTGGCTGTAAGAAGCGGTAAGCGTAATGGGATGAATGTAATCGGTAGCTGAAGTCGATGTAGCCGTTGTAGGTGAAATAGTTACGTAGCATTTTGGAAGCTACCAAGCATGCAAGCGTATTCCCATTTAGGTCTTTACCCGTTGACCTGAGAAGGGTCACCACCGGTTCTCCCGGGTCCTCTCTCCACAGATAACTATGGGTCTCAGGAACCCAGAGCCGCTGGTAAGCATTTTCCACGGCAAGGCCCGTAAATGATCACCACTAGCGACCCCGAAAGCCTCAAAAAAAGCCTTAACCTACAAAACCTAGAAGCGAAGAAACGGCAACCAGCTCGTGCATAAAAGGTCTCCGTTTCACGAGGAGTGGCGGTTTGAACTTTGATCTGGTGTACTTGGCTATTTGAGGAATTTCTCTTCGTGCTGTCTCAAGTACTCTACGCTAGTTGATAGGTCTATGAATAGTTTAGAAGCCTTCTCCACGTCTTGCACGTCTATAATCTGTGAACCACGTTCTTCGGATATGATACGGGCTGGTTCTAGTAATTGAACAGCGTACCTTAAGCTCCTCCTTGTTCCGAGTTCAACGAGCTTTTCAAGCGCCTCTTTTGAAAGCTCTATTTCCATCTCTTCTGCCCTGATCCTAATTATCTCGCGTATTTCATCGGCAGTGTAAGGCCTCGTAGGTATAATTAGTAGTCTATCTAGAAGGTCTAGAGGCATTCCATGTGGAGATTCCAGGTCAGTGCCTCTTATCTTTGCAAAGCCTCTGTTAGTAGCTAGTATCATTATTGGAGCGAGCTCGCTTTCCATAGCTCTTGTTAAGAAACTGAATGCCTCTATGTCAAGCATGTGAGCATCATCTATGAATAGCACTCCGGGCACGAGCTCCGCCTTCCTCTGGTCAAGCCATTTCTTAACCGTTTCATCGACATCTCTCCTGACTTCACTGGGTATTTCACGTTCAAATGTCAAACCGAAGAAGCTTACCAGGCTTCTCTGGGCAGCAAAGTAGACATCGAGGTTGTGTAGTGTCACGACTGTAACTATTTCCTTTTCCTTCTTGACGGGGCCCTTGGGAATTTCAACGAGCCTCTTGATTTCGATGTCGTACGTCTTAGCGCCTTCGATTTCACGGGTTCTGCCAACCCTGTTAACTCTACCCGTTTCTGCGTCAATCCATATGA
Proteins encoded:
- a CDS encoding RIO1 family regulatory kinase/ATPase; translated protein: MVHIGVTYKSLVEEDFKVLAALEKGLADHEYVPLRVLERLSGMYEERLQLVLRKLHDLKLIKRETVGGEKMYRLTYLGYDMLALRALVKADVIEALGSKVGTGKESEIYLGLARGGMQVAVKFLRIGKTSFRQTARVRVWTRDGSLSWYTQSKVAAEREYRALKKLVEFKAQVPVPVGYNRHVVVTEFIDGIELFRRPPLESPEEVLDKIVETIAVAYHRAQIVHGDLSEYNVLIRKGDEAPFIIDWPQYVYRDDPSSTELLKRDVYYIAKFFNRVYGVEVRLEDAFKRVLSWQST
- a CDS encoding ATP-binding protein: MSFYISSGFKVKCNKCSSQAIVRVPYAKLNLCREHYLKYIESRVHKFIEKRGLLKGVNSLLVALSGGKDSLSLLYILNELKDALGLKAVYGVHLDLGIGLYSEMSRKAVELACENVNAKCFTVALSELVGHTLPELVKLVKRPACSLCGMIKRYFINLFAVELGVDAVSLGHHMDDILVFILKDFMLQDLVDMSKMVPAIPGIPGIATPKLKLLYETYENDLLMYASLRNIKYVETDCPFKYRDPFKASIRKMLDELEEVMPGFKLSLARRIFKNLSKYVSANIEKKVVPCKYCGMPSSTGTCAFCRLTERATGAPLGPVTRERIKNIVKLARGY
- a CDS encoding RuvB-like helicase; protein product: MSGTDIRVESVARRRIGAHSHIRGLGLDEKGKAVFKADGLVGQVEAREAAGIVVRMIKEGKMAGRGILLVGPTGTGKTAIAVAIARELGEDTPFVMMSGSEIYSTERKKTEILMEAVRKALGVRIKEVRKVYEGVVKEVKIRRARHPMIPYYAVPVEAKITLSTKDEEMTLTVPEEVTQQILELGIRKGDVIWIDAETGRVNRVGRTREIEGAKTYDIEIKRLVEIPKGPVKKEKEIVTVVTLHNLDVYFAAQRSLVSFFGLTFEREIPSEVRRDVDETVKKWLDQRKAELVPGVLFIDDAHMLDIEAFSFLTRAMESELAPIMILATNRGFAKIRGTDLESPHGMPLDLLDRLLIIPTRPYTADEIREIIRIRAEEMEIELSKEALEKLVELGTRRSLRYAVQLLEPARIISEERGSQIIDVQDVEKASKLFIDLSTSVEYLRQHEEKFLK